The genomic window TTGCATCAAGATCTGCCGGCTGCAGTGACGTGAAGGGAGAGCGCACGCTAGCTAGTCCTAGTCCTCTTTGGGCTTCTTCCGTTTTGGCCGCAATTCCAGGCTACGCGCCCTCGTCTTCACCACCTCACGCCCTGCACACCCACTGCACCGCTCGATTCGCCCTCCACGTGCCCGTCTTCCACTCCACGCACCCGCGCCCACCGTCTAGGAGCCGTCTTCGACTACCGCCGACCACCGCCGACCACCGCCTGCCACCTGAATCCGCCCTTGGAACGCGTCGCCTACGGCACGCTCCACCACGATGCCTGCCCGCAAGCGCGCCGCGAGCGAGATGGAGCGGGAGGAAAGCACCGAGACGCCGAGCACGTTACAGAGACTGCGCAGCATGTGGCAGTTTGCCAACCTCGCCCAGTACGTTGCCCTATTCGGCGACGCCGTAAAGATCGACAAGGACTTCGACATCGAGGTACGCCCACTTTGCGCCGGACACAGCCGTGCATGCGCTGAACACCCTTCTGACGAACCGGCCACTGATTGAGATGCAGGAGCTGGAGTCCGAATGCCTGAAGCCTGGGCCGTCCGAGAAGCTCGCCGCCATCGGCCTGGCGCTTCTGAAGCATGTGTCGTCACACAAGGGCCTCACGTACGCTTAAACCACTCCCGCACTGAGCTGCATCTGACCAATCCCAGGCCAGCCATCTTCGATGAATACACACGCCGCCAATACCTCGCCAAAGCACCCGAGCGCAATCCTTTcggcgaagaagacgagcCCAACAAGTTCGACGACTTTGACGTCTTCACCAAAATACGCGTTCTGCAGCAGCTCTCCACGTGGACACTGAACAACCCAAACTCGATACGGGAAAGGCTAGCCGCCACCGACAGCGAACAAACACTATGGGTAAGCATTCCAGTCATCACCTCGTGGGCAATCGCTAATCGACCTACCCAGCGCATGGAACCTACCGGCTGGGACTCGCAAGATCGAGTTCTGTTTGTGCTCGACGACAACCGCATGTACCGCCGAACCGATCCCCCTGCTTCCGCGCCTCCACAAAAGGCaaaagccaaagccaaatCGAAGTCAAGGGCGAACAAGTCAAGAGGTACCCGGGCTAGCAAGCGTCAGAAGCAGTCGACGCCGGAAGtagaggacgaggacgaggacgaggacgaggacgaggacgagaacgaggacgaggacgaggtcGAGCAGGAAGAGGCTCCCGCGGTTCAAGAGCCAGAAGTAGTCGAAGACGGTCTTGGCGGCATGAAGTGGGAGTGCCTCTGTGTCACCCTGGAGGATTACCGCGACTACCTCAGCGGCATCCGGAGAAGTCGTGACCCCAACGAAAAGATACTGTACAAGCGTCTCGAGGAGGAGGTGATTCCGGTAATGGAGGGGTTGGCCGAAGAACAGGCGCGGAAACAAGCTCGCAAGGCAAGAGAGTTGGAAAACCTGCAGAAGCTCGCCACAGCGAAACGCTCTTCTCGCATTTCGGCCAGGGTCGAGAAGCAAAAGGAGGTCGAGGAGGTCGAGGCTGCGGAGCGCAAGAGACAAGAAGAGCTCGCCATGGCCAAGGCCGAGCAGGCGAAACAGAGGAAGCTGGAAGAGGTAAGAAGCTACCAACGCTTCCAGGATGAAGCTGACATGCGGCAGGCACACGACTCTCGCAGAATGACACGAGAGCAGCGGCTTCGTGAACGCGAGACTGCAAAGGTCCTGAAGGAAGAAGAACTGCGCAGGCTACAGGACAACGAGCAAAAGCTGGCTTCCAACAACGCCCGTTTGTCTGAACGACATCTCAAAGCGATGATGAAACAACACGAGGCCGACCTCAAGAGACTCAACGAGGAAGAAGACTGGTTCTTCGACTGCGAGAAGTGTGGTGTCTACGGGTCGAATCTGAACGACAACTCGCCGCAGGTGTCGTGTG from Ascochyta rabiei chromosome 2, complete sequence includes these protein-coding regions:
- a CDS encoding DNA-directed RNA polymerase, which codes for MPARKRAASEMEREESTETPSTLQRLRSMWQFANLAQYVALFGDAVKIDKDFDIEELESECLKPGPSEKLAAIGLALLKHVSSHKGLTPAIFDEYTRRQYLAKAPERNPFGEEDEPNKFDDFDVFTKIRVLQQLSTWTLNNPNSIRERLAATDSEQTLWRMEPTGWDSQDRVLFVLDDNRMYRRTDPPASAPPQKAKAKAKSKSRANKSRGTRASKRQKQSTPEVEDEDEDEDEDEDENEDEDEVEQEEAPAVQEPEVVEDGLGGMKWECLCVTLEDYRDYLSGIRRSRDPNEKILYKRLEEEVIPVMEGLAEEQARKQARKARELENLQKLATAKRSSRISARVEKQKEVEEVEAAERKRQEELAMAKAEQAKQRKLEEAHDSRRMTREQRLRERETAKVLKEEELRRLQDNEQKLASNNARLSERHLKAMMKQHEADLKRLNEEEDWFFDCEKCGVYGSNLNDNSPQVSCEKCNVWQHVKCHGISEEEVEDPKFEFICTSCKRKEEDANQPKLPPLKLRMTSASPASRANGEVSSTLQRRLESVTIPAPRPASSQSHQPHFQPAQPWVDGPSLSPRGQALGPPGIQNSEAAYGSPSRIPDGSSSPIRQRPASSSRPAESSFRSNGLGSSPPPFNLPQAPTSPFKSIRMPLPQQNGGSFGSSNPFGPSQHTPVAQTFNQSFNQSFSRPSTAAGPAGSPVKHSPANSPRPANGLPTVYNFNSPHSSFPPSSVQRPSFSPIKHSSPAPTPHMSSPVPAPAPVRIAPSPGQMPAQILPDAIPAPLKHDGARPTSSHEMSETPIFPPIKSLNPDASPQILSPPVKKSSPSPDRHRLVPLGENGLGSAQ